The genomic DNA TCGTCTGCTTTATATCTATGTAATGAACCCATGTCTTCTTTTGAATATATTGCAACCGTCTGAATGCCTAACTCTGTTGCCGCTCGGAAAATGCGAATAGCGATTTCACCACGATTAGCTACTAATAGCTTATTGATGCGTTTCATTTTATAAGCCTCCTAAATAGTTCGAAAATTCTAAAAATACAATATTAATTATAACAAAAATAGCTCGGTATTTTAAAGAAACAAGTTTAAAAATCATTTGTATTTTAAAATCAACTATCAGAATGATGATAAATAAAACTTATCATTTACAATAATTTATACAAATGGATAAAGTCATTTTATCTGTTATCGAGATCGATGTCAAAAAGAAAAGTGATCTCTCATGACGTTTGTCATTGTACAAAGCTGTTCAAGATATAAAAAAAGTGCATAAAAACGAAATTTAAAATAAAAATTCGCTTTTATGCACACAAGCTTTTAAATTTGTGAAATTCTTTGAGATGACTAGATTTTATTTTGTTTTTCATAATAACGTTGCTTGGCATCGTCGTATTTAATTTGTTTTGCAACAATTAAAAGTAATCCCATCGCAGCACTTAAGCTGAGCATAGATGAACCACCAAAACTAATAAATGGAAGTGGCACACCTGTTAAAGGAATTAATCCAGAGATACCACCTAGATTAACAAATGATTGTAAAGCAATATAACTTGCAATACCTACACAAACCAACTTATAGAAATATGATTTTGTTTGTGATGCAAGTTCAAAAGCGCGATAAACGATAAAGAAAATCAAACCGATTACTAAAAAGGCACCCACAAAACCAAGCTCTTCACATATAATTGCGAATATAAAATCAGTATGGGGTTCAGGTAAATAACCTAGTTTCATAATACTATTTCCAAGGCCTCGACCAAACAAGCCACCGTTACCAATTGCTAATAGTGAGTTAGAAAGATGGTAACCTATACCTGATTCATAGTTGAATGGATTTTCTAACGCGCTAAATCGTGCCGTCAAGTACGAAGGTAAAACATTAATTCTAAAAATAACAATAATGATAATGACTACAATTAATGCTCCTAAAGCGTAAGAACCAATCTTAATTAAGTTTTTGACACCGATACCTGAATAAACGATAATACTAAAAAATATAGCACCTGTAAGTAAC from Staphylococcus schleiferi includes the following:
- the ftsW gene encoding cell division peptidoglycan polymerase FtsW, with amino-acid sequence MNNMKRLFRYILRSSKYIDFPLLITYLVLCFIGLTMVYSASMVAATRGTLTGGRPVAGTYFYTRQIIYVLMGFSIVFFMAYIMDVKILKKRNVQLGMMAMIIFLLFATLAFGSEINGSKSWLNLGFMNLQASELLKIAIILYVPYIIERKRFEIQRNPSVILWPILFVGFCLGLVLLQKDVGQTLLTGAIFFSIIVYSGIGVKNLIKIGSYALGALIVVIIIIVIFRINVLPSYLTARFSALENPFNYESGIGYHLSNSLLAIGNGGLFGRGLGNSIMKLGYLPEPHTDFIFAIICEELGFVGAFLVIGLIFFIVYRAFELASQTKSYFYKLVCVGIASYIALQSFVNLGGISGLIPLTGVPLPFISFGGSSMLSLSAAMGLLLIVAKQIKYDDAKQRYYEKQNKI